A section of the Microbulbifer pacificus genome encodes:
- the rimO gene encoding 30S ribosomal protein S12 methylthiotransferase RimO — MSSADNSVTGGATVVEPGKTGPGKVGFVSLGCPKATVDSERILTQLRMEGYEVVPSYEDADVVVVNTCGFIDSAKQESLDAIGEALHENGKVIVTGCMGVEEDAIRQAHPSVLSVTGPQQYEQVVNAVHEVVPPKADHDPFIDLVPPQGVKLTPRHYAYLKISEGCNHSCAFCIIPSMRGKLVSRPVGEVLGEAERLVNAGVQELLVISQDTSAYGVDLKYKLDFWDGRPVKTRMLELCEALSSMGVWVRLHYVYPYPNVDDVIPLMAEGKLLPYLDIPFQHASPKVLKAMKRPAFEDKTLARIKKWREICPELTIRSTFIVGFPGETEEDFQYLLDWLSEAQLDRVGCFKYSAVDGAPANELEGAVPEEVKQDRWERLMAHQQQISAARLQQKIGRKIEVLIDEVDEEGAIGRSWADAPEIDGMVYLNGEISLAPGDKVWAEVTHADEYDLWAELL, encoded by the coding sequence ATGAGCAGTGCAGACAATTCAGTGACTGGCGGTGCAACCGTAGTGGAGCCGGGAAAAACCGGCCCGGGCAAGGTGGGGTTTGTCTCCCTCGGCTGCCCCAAGGCTACGGTGGACTCCGAGCGCATCCTCACCCAGCTGCGTATGGAGGGCTACGAGGTGGTTCCCTCCTATGAGGACGCCGACGTGGTGGTGGTGAACACCTGTGGCTTTATCGACAGCGCCAAGCAGGAATCCCTCGACGCCATCGGCGAGGCACTGCACGAAAACGGCAAGGTGATCGTCACCGGCTGTATGGGTGTGGAAGAAGATGCCATTCGCCAGGCGCACCCGAGCGTGCTGTCCGTCACCGGTCCGCAGCAGTACGAGCAGGTGGTCAACGCCGTGCACGAAGTGGTTCCGCCCAAGGCCGACCACGACCCGTTTATCGATCTGGTGCCGCCGCAGGGCGTCAAGCTGACCCCGCGCCACTACGCCTACCTGAAAATCTCCGAGGGCTGTAACCACTCCTGTGCCTTCTGCATCATCCCCAGCATGCGCGGCAAGCTGGTGAGTCGCCCGGTGGGCGAGGTGCTGGGTGAAGCGGAGCGTCTGGTGAACGCCGGGGTTCAGGAACTACTGGTGATTTCCCAGGACACCAGCGCCTACGGCGTGGACCTGAAGTACAAGCTGGACTTCTGGGATGGCCGCCCGGTGAAGACCCGCATGCTGGAGCTGTGCGAGGCGCTTTCCTCCATGGGTGTATGGGTGCGCCTGCACTACGTGTATCCCTACCCGAATGTGGACGATGTGATCCCGCTGATGGCCGAGGGCAAACTGCTGCCGTACCTGGATATCCCTTTCCAGCACGCGAGCCCGAAAGTACTCAAGGCCATGAAGCGCCCGGCGTTCGAGGACAAGACCCTGGCGCGCATCAAGAAGTGGCGCGAGATCTGCCCGGAGCTCACCATCCGCTCCACCTTTATCGTCGGCTTCCCCGGCGAGACCGAAGAGGACTTCCAGTACCTGCTGGACTGGCTGAGCGAGGCCCAGCTGGACCGCGTCGGCTGCTTCAAATACTCCGCGGTGGACGGCGCGCCGGCCAACGAGCTGGAAGGTGCGGTACCGGAAGAAGTGAAGCAGGACCGCTGGGAGCGCCTTATGGCGCACCAGCAGCAGATCAGTGCCGCGCGCCTGCAGCAGAAGATCGGCCGCAAGATCGAAGTGCTGATCGATGAGGTGGACGAAGAGGGCGCCATTGGCCGCTCCTGGGCAGACGCCCCGGAAATCGACGGGATGGTGTACCTGAACGGCGAGATTTCGCTTGCACCGGGCGACAAGGTATGGGCCGAAGTCACCCATGCGGATGAGTACGACCTGTGGGCTGAACTGCTGTAA
- the glyQ gene encoding glycine--tRNA ligase subunit alpha: MSEQQTSGSAPAQDLSTFQGLIFTLQEYWARQGCVILQPLDMEVGAGTFHPATFLRAIGPETWNAAYVQPCRRPTDGRYGENPNRLQHYYQYQVVMKPSPANIQDLYLDSLRALGIDPAVHDIRFVEDNWESPTLGAWGLGWEVWLNGMEVTQFTYFQQVGGLECYPVTGEITYGIERIAMYLQGVESIYDLVWTRRADGSAVTYGDVFHQNEVEMSHYNFEQADVEYLFHTFDHCERESQRLIELGLPLPAYEQVMKASHAFNLLDARHAISVTERQRFILRVRTLARAVAQAYFDARHALGFPLATEQARNDVLAQLEAQKEKK; this comes from the coding sequence GTGTCCGAGCAACAAACCAGCGGTTCTGCCCCGGCGCAGGATCTGAGCACCTTTCAGGGACTGATTTTTACCCTGCAGGAATACTGGGCGCGCCAAGGGTGCGTCATTCTACAGCCTCTGGATATGGAAGTGGGCGCCGGCACCTTCCACCCCGCCACCTTCCTGCGCGCCATCGGCCCGGAAACCTGGAACGCCGCCTACGTGCAGCCCTGCCGCCGCCCCACCGACGGCCGCTACGGTGAAAACCCCAACCGCCTGCAGCACTACTACCAGTACCAGGTGGTGATGAAGCCGTCGCCCGCGAACATTCAGGACCTGTACCTGGACAGCCTGCGCGCCCTGGGCATCGACCCGGCGGTGCACGACATCCGCTTTGTGGAAGACAACTGGGAGTCACCCACCCTCGGCGCCTGGGGCCTAGGCTGGGAAGTGTGGCTGAACGGCATGGAAGTGACCCAGTTCACCTACTTCCAGCAGGTGGGCGGCCTCGAGTGCTACCCGGTCACCGGTGAGATCACCTACGGTATCGAGCGTATCGCCATGTACCTGCAGGGAGTGGAATCCATCTACGACCTGGTGTGGACCCGCCGCGCAGACGGCAGCGCCGTCACTTACGGCGATGTGTTTCACCAGAACGAAGTGGAAATGTCCCACTACAACTTCGAGCAGGCGGACGTGGAGTACCTGTTCCATACCTTCGATCACTGCGAGCGCGAGAGCCAGCGCCTGATCGAGCTGGGCCTGCCGCTGCCGGCCTACGAGCAGGTGATGAAAGCGTCGCACGCGTTCAACCTGCTGGACGCGCGCCACGCGATTTCTGTGACCGAGCGCCAGCGCTTCATCCTGCGCGTGCGCACGCTCGCCCGCGCCGTGGCCCAGGCCTATTTTGATGCGCGCCACGCGCTCGGCTTCCCGCTGGCCACCGAACAGGCCCGCAACGATGTTCTCGCCCAACTTGAAGCGCAGAAGGAGAAGAAGTAA
- a CDS encoding TrkH family potassium uptake protein, translating into MRLAVIARVFGILLTVFSLTLLPPIGVSLWYDDGSHTAFSIAFGITLLTGLIMWLPVHDLKQDLRTRDGFVVTSLFWLILGSFGALPLIISPQPDLSIVDSIFESISGLTTTGATTIVGLDTLPPAILYYRQQLQWFGGIGVIVIALAILPMLGIGGMQLYKAEIPGPVKDTKLTPRIAETARALFVIYIALTVLCAIGYWWAGMSVFDAICHSFATVANGGFSTHDASMGFYAHNNAIMAIAIIFMLTAAINFGLHFFAFSNRTVKHYWKDSEFRFYILITLAACAIIVGYLYVSGTFDMRGSILHGVFQVVSIGTTAGFGSESFATWPAFLPYILLMVGIMGACAGSTSGGIKAVRVMLIMKSGLRELDRLVHPSAVVPIKVNRKIVPPRVTDAVWGFFAIYILSFFVLTIVVMATGEDFVTSFSTVASCLSNIGPALGDAAAHYGEVNEVAKVFLILAMLAGRLEIFTLLVLLTPAFWRH; encoded by the coding sequence ATGCGTCTGGCAGTCATAGCGCGGGTCTTCGGTATTTTGCTGACGGTGTTCAGCCTTACCCTGCTGCCCCCAATTGGCGTGTCCCTGTGGTACGACGACGGTTCCCATACGGCTTTCAGTATCGCCTTCGGTATCACCCTGCTCACCGGCCTGATCATGTGGCTGCCGGTGCACGACCTGAAACAGGACCTGCGTACTCGCGACGGCTTCGTGGTGACCTCACTGTTCTGGCTGATTCTCGGCAGTTTCGGTGCGCTGCCGCTGATCATCAGCCCGCAACCTGACCTGAGTATCGTGGACTCGATTTTTGAATCGATTTCCGGTCTCACCACCACCGGCGCCACCACCATTGTCGGTCTCGACACACTGCCGCCGGCGATCCTGTATTACCGCCAGCAGCTGCAGTGGTTCGGTGGTATCGGGGTAATTGTGATTGCGCTGGCGATCCTGCCGATGCTCGGTATCGGGGGTATGCAGCTGTACAAGGCGGAAATTCCCGGGCCGGTAAAAGACACCAAGCTGACACCGCGTATTGCAGAGACCGCGCGTGCATTGTTCGTGATTTATATTGCGCTCACGGTGCTGTGTGCGATCGGCTACTGGTGGGCGGGAATGAGTGTGTTTGATGCCATCTGCCACTCGTTTGCCACCGTCGCTAACGGCGGCTTCTCCACCCACGATGCGAGCATGGGTTTCTATGCCCACAACAATGCCATCATGGCCATTGCCATCATTTTCATGCTCACCGCGGCGATCAACTTCGGCCTGCACTTTTTCGCTTTCAGCAACAGGACCGTCAAACACTACTGGAAGGATTCGGAGTTCCGTTTTTATATCCTGATTACGCTCGCTGCCTGTGCGATTATCGTCGGCTACCTGTATGTATCCGGCACCTTTGATATGCGCGGCAGTATCCTGCACGGGGTATTCCAGGTGGTTTCCATTGGCACCACCGCCGGTTTCGGTTCCGAGAGTTTTGCCACCTGGCCCGCATTCCTCCCGTATATCCTGCTGATGGTGGGTATTATGGGCGCCTGCGCCGGTTCCACCTCCGGCGGTATCAAGGCGGTGCGCGTGATGCTGATCATGAAGTCCGGCCTGCGTGAACTGGACCGCCTGGTGCACCCGAGTGCCGTGGTGCCGATCAAGGTAAATCGCAAAATCGTACCGCCGCGGGTTACCGATGCGGTGTGGGGATTTTTTGCAATTTATATCCTGTCGTTTTTCGTGCTCACCATCGTGGTAATGGCAACCGGGGAGGATTTTGTTACCTCTTTTTCCACGGTGGCTTCCTGCCTGAGTAATATCGGCCCGGCACTGGGCGATGCGGCGGCTCACTATGGCGAGGTAAACGAGGTGGCGAAAGTTTTCCTGATTCTGGCAATGCTTGCCGGGCGCCTGGAAATTTTCACTTTATTGGTGCTGCTGACCCCGGCCTTCTGGCGTCACTGA
- the trkA gene encoding Trk system potassium transporter TrkA, which produces MKIIILGAGQVGGSLAESLASERNDIVLVDSNEKTLRELRDKLDIGIVVGHASHPDVLQEAGIEDADILVAVTNNDETNMAACQIAHTLYRVTTKIARVRAAAYLQYPELFSTEAFPIDVLISPEQIVSEYIARLIEHPGALQVLDFADGRVQLVAVRAVQGGPLVGHQLRYLREHMPKVDTRVAAVYRRNSPIIPQGSTVIEAGDEVFFIAARQDIRAVMSELRRLEHGYKRITIAGGGNIGLRLAHKLENRYSVKVIEQDHDRCLFLSEELSNTIVLHGSASDQDLLLEENIEDTDVFLALTNDDEANIMSSLLAKRLGTRKVMALINNRAYVDLVQGGEIDIAISPQQNTIGSLLTHVRRGDMVNVHSLRRGAAEAIEVIAHGDSRTSKVVGRKIEDIDLPEGASIGAIVREKDGESQVLIAHDNIVVETDDHVIVFLVDRRHTRHVEQLFQVGFGFF; this is translated from the coding sequence ATGAAAATCATCATTCTCGGCGCCGGTCAGGTCGGCGGTTCTCTGGCGGAAAGCCTGGCCTCGGAACGCAACGACATTGTTCTGGTAGACAGTAACGAGAAAACCCTGCGCGAGCTGCGCGACAAGCTCGACATCGGCATCGTTGTGGGTCACGCCTCCCACCCGGACGTATTGCAGGAAGCCGGCATCGAAGACGCCGACATATTGGTAGCCGTCACCAACAACGACGAAACCAACATGGCTGCCTGCCAGATCGCCCACACCCTGTATCGCGTCACCACCAAAATCGCCCGCGTGCGCGCCGCCGCCTATCTGCAATATCCGGAACTCTTCTCCACCGAAGCCTTCCCGATCGACGTGCTCATCAGCCCCGAACAGATCGTCTCCGAGTACATCGCGCGCCTTATCGAACACCCGGGCGCCCTGCAGGTACTCGACTTTGCCGACGGCCGCGTACAGCTCGTTGCCGTGCGCGCCGTGCAGGGCGGGCCGCTGGTCGGCCATCAGTTGCGCTACCTGCGCGAACACATGCCCAAGGTCGACACCCGGGTCGCCGCCGTGTACCGCCGCAACAGCCCAATCATCCCCCAGGGCTCGACCGTCATCGAAGCCGGTGATGAAGTCTTCTTTATTGCAGCGCGCCAGGACATCCGCGCCGTAATGAGCGAACTGCGCCGACTCGAACACGGCTACAAGCGCATCACCATCGCCGGTGGCGGCAACATCGGCCTGCGCCTCGCGCACAAGCTGGAAAACCGCTACTCGGTGAAAGTGATCGAGCAGGATCACGATCGCTGCCTGTTCCTGTCCGAGGAACTGAGTAATACCATCGTGCTGCACGGCAGTGCGTCCGACCAGGACCTGCTGCTGGAAGAAAACATCGAGGATACCGATGTGTTCCTCGCGCTCACCAACGACGACGAAGCCAACATCATGTCGTCGCTGCTGGCCAAGCGTCTCGGCACCCGCAAGGTGATGGCGCTGATCAACAACCGCGCCTATGTGGATCTGGTGCAGGGGGGCGAAATCGACATCGCCATTTCACCACAACAGAACACCATCGGCAGCCTGCTCACGCATGTGCGCCGCGGGGACATGGTCAACGTGCACTCGCTGCGCCGCGGCGCTGCCGAGGCCATCGAAGTCATCGCCCACGGCGACAGCCGCACCTCCAAGGTGGTGGGCAGGAAAATCGAGGATATCGACCTGCCGGAGGGAGCCAGCATCGGCGCGATTGTTCGCGAGAAGGACGGCGAGAGCCAGGTGCTGATCGCCCACGACAATATCGTCGTCGAGACCGACGATCACGTGATCGTGTTTCTTGTCGACCGCCGTCACACCCGACACGTGGAGCAGTTGTTCCAGGTCGGGTTCGGCTTTTTCTGA
- a CDS encoding CDP-alcohol phosphatidyltransferase family protein → MTRSKGAPGGVGRDPSPSRWRHLPNLLCYSRLALIPVIIWLTLKNEYQWALATYCVAALTDLLDGKLARRYGWVTRFGSFLDPIVDRIFVLCLIPLLWYFDAIGPLYTSLVVVRYAIQLSVLPVLMGWLKKPFNIAPDWISKLAALVVYAVLGMGFADLLAIELFYEGSGAENIFDHTIDALTLLGTLLEILVLYRFVPRYWQIIRARHDTLE, encoded by the coding sequence ATGACCAGAAGCAAGGGCGCCCCCGGTGGCGTCGGCAGAGACCCGTCGCCGTCGCGTTGGCGTCATTTGCCCAACCTGTTGTGCTATTCGCGGCTCGCGCTGATTCCCGTGATCATCTGGTTGACCCTCAAAAACGAATATCAGTGGGCCCTGGCAACTTACTGCGTGGCAGCGCTGACAGACTTGCTCGATGGCAAGCTGGCGCGACGCTATGGCTGGGTCACGCGCTTCGGCTCCTTTCTCGATCCCATCGTGGACCGAATTTTCGTACTCTGCCTGATTCCCCTGCTGTGGTATTTCGATGCCATTGGCCCCTTGTATACATCACTGGTGGTGGTGCGCTACGCGATACAGCTGAGCGTGTTGCCGGTGCTGATGGGGTGGCTGAAAAAGCCGTTCAATATCGCGCCGGACTGGATTTCAAAACTGGCGGCACTGGTGGTTTATGCGGTACTGGGAATGGGGTTTGCCGATCTGCTGGCCATTGAGCTGTTTTATGAGGGATCGGGTGCGGAAAATATTTTTGACCACACCATCGATGCGCTGACATTACTCGGCACCCTGCTGGAAATCCTGGTGCTGTACCGCTTTGTGCCGCGTTACTGGCAGATCATCCGCGCGCGCCACGATACGCTCGAGTAA
- the glyS gene encoding glycine--tRNA ligase subunit beta yields MAQDFLVELGTEELPPKALSTLMQAFADGIEQGLKDAELSYGSVKAFASPRRLAVAVSDLAEQQQDKQIEKHGPAVAAAFDKDGKPSKAAEGFARGNGVTVDQLARVQTDKGERLAFISEQKGETTEKLLGDIVSKSLAQLPIPKRMRWGARKEEFVRPAHWLVMLFGNQVVDAEVLGLKAGNTTRGHRFHCNRELAVASANDYVQQLREPGFVVVDFAERREMIREQVEAEANNVNGEAVIDDALLDEVTALVEWPVALTGRFEKRFLEVPAEALISSMKEHQKYFHVVDEDGNLLPFFITVANIESTDAKQVIEGNERVIRPRLSDAAFFFETDKKISLEARREKLKTIVFQQKLGTVYDKTERLAKLAAAIAEKIGGDSALAQRAAQLCKSDLVTEMVFEFADMQGIAGYYYAENDGEPLDVAKAMYEQYMPKFAGDELPATETGTIVALADRIDTLVGIFGIGQPPSGSRDPFALRRASLGVLRLLVEKNIDLDLRELLTLARDGYPRTALAEHDSVVEQTLAYMLDRFRARYEDAGIKAEVFLAVSARKLSRPLDIDNRVKAVHSFSQLPEAEALAAANKRVSNILAKLEGPAPSQIDQALLQEAAEKALYLALKDAQDAVAPLYAEARFQEGLAGLSGLRETVDNFFDGVMVMADDEQLRNNRLALLAQLRGLFLEVADISLLAPAK; encoded by the coding sequence ATGGCTCAGGATTTTCTGGTTGAGCTGGGCACCGAAGAGCTGCCCCCGAAAGCGCTTTCTACCCTCATGCAAGCCTTCGCCGACGGCATCGAGCAGGGGCTGAAAGATGCCGAGCTTTCCTACGGCTCGGTCAAAGCCTTTGCCAGCCCGCGCCGCCTCGCGGTCGCGGTGAGCGACCTCGCCGAACAACAGCAGGACAAGCAGATCGAGAAACACGGCCCCGCCGTGGCCGCCGCATTCGATAAAGACGGCAAGCCGTCCAAGGCCGCCGAGGGTTTTGCCCGCGGTAACGGCGTCACCGTGGACCAGCTGGCGCGGGTGCAGACCGACAAGGGCGAGCGTCTGGCGTTTATCAGCGAACAGAAAGGTGAAACCACCGAGAAACTGCTTGGCGACATCGTCAGCAAATCCCTGGCGCAGCTGCCGATTCCGAAACGCATGCGTTGGGGCGCGCGCAAGGAAGAGTTCGTGCGTCCGGCGCACTGGCTGGTGATGTTGTTCGGTAACCAGGTGGTCGACGCAGAAGTGCTGGGACTCAAGGCCGGCAACACCACCCGCGGCCACCGTTTCCACTGCAACCGCGAACTGGCGGTGGCCTCTGCCAATGACTATGTGCAGCAGCTGCGCGAGCCGGGTTTTGTAGTGGTGGACTTTGCCGAGCGCCGCGAGATGATTCGCGAGCAGGTAGAGGCGGAAGCCAACAACGTGAACGGCGAGGCGGTGATCGACGACGCCCTGCTGGATGAAGTGACCGCACTGGTGGAGTGGCCGGTAGCCCTCACCGGTCGCTTTGAAAAACGCTTCCTCGAAGTGCCGGCGGAAGCGCTGATCTCCTCCATGAAGGAACACCAGAAATATTTCCACGTGGTGGACGAAGACGGCAACCTGCTGCCGTTCTTTATAACCGTTGCCAACATCGAGAGCACCGACGCCAAGCAGGTGATTGAGGGCAACGAGCGGGTAATCCGCCCGCGCCTGTCCGATGCCGCATTCTTCTTCGAGACCGACAAGAAAATCAGCCTCGAAGCGCGCCGGGAAAAACTCAAGACCATCGTATTCCAGCAGAAACTCGGCACCGTCTACGACAAAACCGAGCGCCTCGCCAAGCTGGCGGCAGCGATTGCAGAAAAAATCGGTGGCGACTCTGCCCTGGCGCAACGCGCCGCGCAATTGTGTAAATCCGACCTCGTTACCGAAATGGTGTTCGAATTTGCCGACATGCAGGGCATCGCCGGCTACTACTACGCGGAAAACGACGGCGAGCCCCTGGACGTGGCCAAGGCCATGTACGAACAGTACATGCCGAAATTCGCCGGTGACGAACTGCCGGCCACCGAGACCGGCACCATCGTCGCGCTCGCCGACCGTATCGATACATTGGTGGGTATTTTTGGTATCGGCCAGCCGCCGAGCGGCTCCCGCGACCCGTTTGCGCTGCGCCGCGCCAGCCTGGGCGTTCTGCGCCTGCTGGTGGAAAAAAATATCGACCTGGACCTGCGCGAACTGCTGACCCTGGCCCGCGACGGTTACCCGCGCACCGCACTTGCCGAGCACGACAGTGTGGTCGAACAGACCCTGGCGTACATGCTCGATCGCTTCCGCGCGCGCTACGAAGACGCCGGTATCAAGGCGGAAGTCTTCCTCGCGGTTTCCGCGCGCAAGCTGTCGCGTCCACTGGATATCGACAACCGGGTAAAAGCGGTACACAGCTTCAGCCAGTTGCCGGAAGCGGAAGCGCTGGCCGCGGCCAACAAGCGCGTGTCGAATATTCTCGCCAAGCTGGAAGGTCCGGCGCCGAGCCAGATCGACCAGGCGCTGCTGCAGGAAGCTGCGGAAAAGGCCCTGTACCTTGCGCTGAAGGATGCGCAGGACGCGGTGGCCCCGCTATATGCCGAGGCGCGCTTCCAAGAAGGCCTCGCCGGCCTCTCCGGGCTGCGTGAAACCGTCGACAACTTCTTCGATGGCGTGATGGTGATGGCGGACGACGAGCAACTGCGCAACAACCGCCTGGCACTGCTGGCACAACTGCGCGGCCTGTTCCTGGAAGTGGCCGACATCTCCCTGCTGGCACCCGCCAAGTAA
- a CDS encoding lysophospholipid acyltransferase family protein, whose protein sequence is MDIKGQLAAGALKLVGRLPLRWSRRLGGTVGRVAVWSRGDNLRISRINLQRCYPEMDAAEREKLARDSVINTAITGFEVASLWRQPWSRAEDVIVRVRNQQLLTSGVEEGRGVLVLAPHIGNWEIFGQFLATVGPTTSLYAPPKIAALDPLIREGREKTGAHLVPTNVRGVRALLKALKDGGIVGVLPDQEPELSGGDFAPFFGHPTLTMTLAYNLIQRTGCKVVFGFAKRLEDGFELVLLPAEQAIFSEEVKVSLAALNRGVESCIAEAPEQYQWEYKRFRRVPEGKSGLYRQ, encoded by the coding sequence TTGGATATCAAAGGGCAATTGGCAGCGGGCGCATTGAAACTGGTGGGCAGGCTGCCGCTGCGCTGGTCGCGCCGTCTCGGCGGTACCGTGGGACGCGTGGCGGTGTGGAGCCGCGGCGACAACCTGCGCATCAGTCGCATCAATCTGCAGCGCTGCTACCCGGAAATGGATGCGGCGGAACGGGAAAAGCTCGCCCGCGACAGTGTGATCAACACCGCCATTACCGGCTTCGAGGTCGCCAGCCTGTGGCGCCAGCCCTGGAGCCGGGCAGAAGATGTCATCGTGCGGGTGCGCAACCAGCAGCTGCTGACCAGCGGCGTCGAAGAGGGCCGCGGGGTGCTGGTACTGGCACCGCATATCGGCAACTGGGAAATTTTCGGCCAGTTTCTGGCTACCGTCGGTCCCACCACCAGCCTGTATGCGCCGCCCAAGATCGCCGCGCTGGATCCGCTGATCCGCGAGGGCCGCGAGAAAACCGGCGCCCATCTGGTGCCCACCAACGTGCGCGGGGTGCGCGCATTGCTCAAAGCACTGAAAGACGGCGGTATCGTCGGTGTACTGCCGGACCAGGAACCGGAGCTCTCCGGTGGCGACTTCGCGCCTTTCTTCGGTCATCCCACCCTGACCATGACCCTGGCCTACAACCTGATCCAGCGCACCGGCTGCAAGGTGGTGTTCGGTTTTGCCAAACGGCTCGAAGACGGGTTCGAGCTGGTGTTGCTGCCGGCAGAGCAGGCGATTTTCAGTGAGGAAGTGAAGGTCTCCCTGGCGGCACTCAACCGCGGCGTCGAATCCTGTATCGCAGAGGCGCCGGAGCAATACCAGTGGGAGTACAAGCGCTTCCGCCGGGTACCCGAAGGGAAAAGCGGACTCTACCGCCAGTAA
- the gmhB gene encoding D-glycero-beta-D-manno-heptose 1,7-bisphosphate 7-phosphatase: MAIIVLDRDGVINQHSDDHIRSADEWVPIAGSIEAMAQLSQAGHQLVIATNQSGLALGHFDLDDLEAMHAKMRALVEDAGGEIAAIFYCPHSDDDHCRCRKPNTGLLDAIEAEFDTSLHDCYMVGDRLKDLQCAVAKGCKSVLVKTGCGERTLRSLIENPDPALIETSVFESLAQFSEFVLR, encoded by the coding sequence ATGGCCATAATCGTGCTCGACCGGGACGGCGTGATCAATCAACACAGTGATGATCACATCAGGTCCGCCGACGAATGGGTTCCCATTGCCGGCAGCATCGAGGCCATGGCGCAGTTGAGCCAGGCGGGCCACCAGCTGGTGATCGCCACCAATCAGAGCGGCCTCGCCCTCGGCCATTTCGATCTCGATGACCTCGAAGCCATGCATGCGAAAATGCGTGCGCTGGTGGAGGATGCCGGTGGCGAGATCGCCGCTATTTTTTATTGCCCACACAGCGACGACGATCACTGCCGCTGCCGCAAACCCAACACCGGTTTACTCGATGCCATCGAGGCGGAATTCGATACCAGTCTGCACGACTGCTATATGGTCGGCGACCGCCTCAAGGACCTGCAGTGTGCGGTGGCAAAAGGCTGCAAATCGGTGCTGGTGAAAACCGGTTGCGGGGAGCGGACACTGCGGTCGCTGATTGAAAATCCCGATCCTGCACTGATCGAAACCTCGGTATTCGAGAGTCTCGCGCAGTTCTCGGAATTTGTGCTGCGCTGA
- the rsmB gene encoding 16S rRNA (cytosine(967)-C(5))-methyltransferase RsmB, giving the protein MNDPRALAARVISRLYQDRGSLQRLLPWAEKQVDEKDRALLRELCYGTARFAPRLELLLGKLLRKPVKDEELEALILVGLYQLEYTRIPDHAAISATVEAARALKLGHATGVVNGVLRNALRDKEALTRKLSGNPQFSSAHPEWLQQAIKNAWGSEAKTIFTANNSNPPMTLRVNLAKTSRNDYLKQLSDAAIPAQPCTISAAGLVLENPVAVTRLPGFDDGLVSVQDESAQLAAQLLEPQPGEKILDACAAPGGKTCHLLELQPDLDLTALDVEEERLDRVIENLERLGMSAQLICADAAESEHWWDGEQYDRILLDAPCSATGVIRRNPDIKLLRRPEDITELAELQGRILRAMWRILKPGGTLLYATCSILPEENSAQVARFIAETPDARDNTPQLLNEQPWGLPQEAGMQLLPGIHAGDGFYYAKLEKLLPEN; this is encoded by the coding sequence ATGAATGACCCGAGAGCGCTGGCGGCACGTGTTATCAGCCGCCTGTATCAGGACCGCGGCTCGCTGCAGCGACTGCTGCCGTGGGCCGAAAAACAGGTCGACGAGAAAGACCGCGCGCTGCTGCGGGAACTCTGTTATGGCACCGCCCGCTTCGCCCCGCGCCTGGAATTGCTGCTCGGCAAGCTGCTGCGCAAGCCGGTAAAAGATGAAGAGCTGGAAGCGCTCATCCTGGTTGGCCTGTACCAGCTGGAATACACCCGCATCCCGGATCACGCCGCCATCAGCGCCACCGTCGAAGCGGCGCGCGCGCTCAAGCTGGGCCACGCCACCGGTGTGGTCAACGGTGTGCTGCGCAATGCGCTGCGGGACAAGGAAGCACTTACCCGCAAGCTCTCCGGCAACCCCCAGTTCAGCTCCGCCCACCCCGAGTGGCTGCAGCAGGCAATCAAGAATGCCTGGGGCAGTGAAGCCAAGACCATCTTTACCGCCAATAACAGCAACCCGCCCATGACCCTGCGGGTGAACCTGGCGAAAACCAGCCGCAACGATTACCTAAAACAACTGAGCGACGCGGCCATCCCCGCCCAGCCCTGCACAATCTCCGCAGCCGGCCTGGTGCTGGAAAACCCCGTCGCCGTCACCCGCCTGCCCGGCTTTGACGACGGCCTAGTCAGCGTCCAGGACGAATCCGCGCAACTCGCCGCCCAGTTGCTGGAACCGCAGCCCGGCGAGAAAATCCTCGACGCCTGCGCCGCGCCCGGCGGCAAAACCTGCCATCTGCTGGAACTGCAGCCCGACCTAGACCTCACCGCCCTCGACGTCGAAGAAGAGCGCCTCGATCGCGTCATCGAAAACCTCGAGCGCCTCGGCATGAGCGCGCAGCTCATCTGCGCGGATGCCGCCGAATCCGAGCACTGGTGGGACGGCGAACAGTACGACCGCATTCTGCTGGACGCCCCCTGCTCCGCCACCGGCGTCATCCGCCGCAACCCGGATATCAAGCTGCTGCGCCGGCCGGAAGACATTACCGAACTCGCCGAACTCCAGGGCCGCATCCTGCGCGCAATGTGGCGCATATTGAAACCCGGCGGCACCCTGCTCTACGCCACTTGCTCCATACTCCCTGAGGAAAACAGCGCACAGGTGGCGCGCTTCATTGCGGAGACACCGGATGCGAGGGACAATACGCCGCAATTGCTGAACGAACAGCCCTGGGGGCTGCCCCAGGAAGCGGGAATGCAGCTGCTGCCAGGCATCCATGCCGGCGATGGTTTCTATTACGCCAAGCTGGAAAAGTTGCTTCCTGAGAACTGA